One part of the Eucalyptus grandis isolate ANBG69807.140 chromosome 10, ASM1654582v1, whole genome shotgun sequence genome encodes these proteins:
- the LOC104431477 gene encoding homeobox-DDT domain protein RLT1-like produces MATLCALQAEAKFCTRVTTAHCNDGRCGTLSINDASNASKLLDLCTKARIFVPNGRSMMGCLDETRTLEYGQAVDVPSLHHMVDCMVFHQKGKSGSAAEKALTIMCKIKKSGLRDLTTSKTPEASISVALTRDTKLFEKIAPSTYRVRSAYRKDPADAESILAEARKKIRIFENGILSGEDANEVEREDEGERDEEFEGECFCPEIGKENVSDDTNLQNEIEGDVESCTIAGSVDVSSKTATEFHKDAEDFCGGKDDQESVEIDESKSGELWVHGLTEGEYSHLSVEEHLNALVALIGIVNEGNSIRAVLEDRLEAATAKVDFLSLLGSKIEFQLPNSVLDGGHSSWLLADNKNNDVSAENQNSLHGPQGLQNDLSSVPTERFSAVQDSCGGPGGPDNFSMQYGHASKRSRTQLKSYIAHRAEEIYVYRCLPLGQDCRRNQYWWFVASTSKNWFRQDICRAT; encoded by the exons ATGGCAACTTTATGTGCTTTGCAA GCAGAGGCCAAGTTCTGCACCAGAGTGACCACAGCACACTGTAATGATGGGAG ATGTGGAACCCTTTCTATCAATGATGCTTCGAATGCATCGAAGTTGCTTGACTTGTGTACCAAAGCAAGGATCTTTGTGCCAAATGGAAGATCAATGATGGGATGTTTGGATGAAACGAGGACTTTGGAATATGGTCAG GCTGTTGATGTTCCATCTCTGCACCATATGGTTGATTGCATGGTTTTTCATCAGAAAGGAAAGAg TGGTTCAGCTGCAGAGAAAGCGCTCACCATCATGTGCAAGATAAAG AAATCCGGACTTCGGGATCTCACCACAAGCAAGACACCAGAAGCTTCCATTTCTGTTGCTTTGACAAGGGAtactaaactttttgaaaaaatagctCCTTCAACCTATCGTGTCAGATCTGCTTATAGGAAGGATCCAGCTGATGCTGAGTCAATTTTGGCAGAAgccagaaagaaaataagaatatttgAGAATGGAATTTTATCTGGAGAAGATGCTAATGAAGTGGAAAGAGAGGATGAAGGGGAAAgagatgaagaatttgaaggaGAATGTTTCTGTCCAGAAATTGGAAAGGAGAATGTTTCTGATGATACAAATTTGCAAAATGAGATTGAAGGAGACGTAGAATCTTGCACTATTGCTGGTTCTGTGGATGTGTCATCCAAGACTGCCACTGAGTTCCATAAGGATGCTGAGGATTTTTGTGGTGGTAAAGATGATCAGGAAAGTGTGGAGATTGATGAAAGTAAGTCAGGTGAATTGTGGGTTCATGGACTTACTGAAGGGGAATATTCTCATCTCAGTGTTGAGGAGCATCTGAATGCTCTTGTTGCTTTAATTGGTATTGTGAATGAGGGGAACTCAATTCGGGCTGTTCTTGAG GACCGGCTGGAAGCAGCAACTGCTAAAGTGGATTTCTTGTCCTTATTAGGGAGCAAAATTGAATTTCAGCTTCCCAATTCTGTATTGGATGGCGGCCACAGCTCCTGGCTTCTAGCTGATAATAAAAACAATGATGTTTCCGCAGAGAACCAAAATTCATTGCATGGACCCCAAGGTCTCCAGAATGACTTGAGCAGTGTTCCAACTGAAAGATTCTCAGCTGTTCAGGATTCTTGTGGAGGACCTGGAGGTCCTGATAACTTCTCTATGCAATATGGACATGCTTCAAAAAGGTCACGCACTCAATTGAAGTCTTACATTGCTCATAGAGCTGAAGAGATATATGTATACAGGTGCTTGCCTCTTGGTCAGGATTGCAGGAGAAATCAGTATTGGTGGTTTGTTGCATCTACCTCAAAAAACTGGTTCAGGCAGGATATTTGTCGAGCTACATGA
- the LOC104424132 gene encoding pentatricopeptide repeat-containing protein At3g49740 produces MKVPFVCANTVESTAKQLYRLNTLLAKLTRSNLYTECLQLFVQIRGSCHLKPDPYTLSSTITACANARNAVFGEQLHAHAIRAGFKAYPHVANTLLLLYAKVEDVGSVKKLFGEIENPDVYSWTTVMSACMKLGEVDYACEAFDEMPDRNVAVWNAVITGCADNGHEEIAFAKFREMHELGVKHDNYSFACVLSLCSLELLEFGRQVHCLVTKTGFLIKPSVVNSLLTMYFNSECVGDAYKVFDDAEVRDEITINAMIDGLVGISRDEEALLMFREMQRSGLSPTKLTFVSLMSSCSFERNAAQLHVQAIKRGLESCTAVINAAITMYSCCGILEAAKTVFNRFDKKDLVSWNAMISSYAQLNSGTSVILTFLQMQRLGFEPDEFTFGSLLTSSESTEIVEMIHALLYQKGLLLNIQVSNALTLAYSKHGKMMHAHQVFRDISLKNLISWNTLLSGLLSNGFPVQGLRCLTEMFIYDLKPNAYTLSIALAMCATLCSLGHAKQIHCYIIRNASLSEASLSNGLITVYSKCGVLDSCLRVFNKMPERDTVSWNALISAFAQHGKGKEAVNCFEAMRNESKCKPDLATFTALLSACSHSGLVNDGARIFDLMLNTFGLKPQEDQFSCMLDLLGRAGHLDEAETVINSRHFQANSGSLWTLFSACASHNNLRLGRVVAELILKNEPDNPSVYVLLSNIYATAGQWDEAANVRKMLKSYGVTKQRGCSWIRF; encoded by the coding sequence ATGAAAGTTCCATTCGTCTGTGCAAATACAGTAGAAAGCACAGCCAAACAACTCTATAGGCTCAACACTTTGCTCGCGAAGCTAACTCGCTCAAACCTCTACACAGAATGTCTCCAACTGTTTGTCCAAATCCGTGGGAGTTGTCACTTGAAGCCGGACCCCTACACTCTCTCCAGCACCATCACTGCTTGTGCCAATGCTCGCAACGCAGTGTTTGGCGAGCAGCTTCACGCCCATGCTATTCGGGCCGGCTTCAAAGCTTACCCACATGTCGCCAACACCCTTCTTTTGCTCTATGCAAAAGTGGAAGATGTGGGTTCAGTGAAAAAGTTGTTTGGGGAAATTGAGAACCCAGATGTGTACTCATGGACAACAGTGATGTCGGCTTGTATGAAGCTAGGGGAAGTTGACTATGCCTGTGAGgcgtttgatgaaatgcctgacAGGAATGTGGCAGTTTGGAATGCCGTTATTACTGGGTGTGCAGATAATGGGCATGAAGAGATTGCCTTTGCCAAGTTCAGGGAAATGCATGAGCTGGGTGTCAAGCATGATAATTATAGTTTCGCTTGTGTGCTGAGTTTGTGTTCTTTGGAGCTGCTTGAGTTTGGGAGGCAGGTGCATTGTTTAGTTACTAAGACGGGATTTCTGATCAAGCCCTCAGTCGTAAATTCCCTGCTTACAATGTACTTCAACAGTGAATGTGTTGGTGATGCTTACAAAGTCTTTGATGATGCTGAAGTGCGTGATGAAATCACCATTAATGCAATGATAGATGGTCTTGTGGGAATAAGTAGAGACGAGGAGGCTCTTTTGATGTTCAGGGAAATGCAAAGGTCTGGGCTTAGTCCTACTAAGCTCACCTTTGTAAGTCTCATGAGTTCATGTTCATTCGAGAGAAATGCTGCTCAACTACATGTTCAAGCTATCAAAAGAGGTCTTGAATCTTGTACTGCAGTTATTAATGCTGCAATTACCATGTATTCTTGCTGTGGCATATTGGAGGCAGCCAAGACGGTTTTTAATAGATTTGACAAGAAGGATCTTGTGTCTTGGAATGCCATGATCTCCAGCTATGCTCAATTAAATTCGGGTACATCAGTGATTTTGACCTTCCTACAAATGCAAAGGCTTGGTTTCGAACCTGATGAATTTACCTTTGGAAGTTTGTTAACTAGCTCTGAGTCAACAGAAATAGTGGAGATGATTCATGCCCTTTTATACCAAAAGGGGCTCCTCTTGAATATTCAGGTTTCTAATGCATTAACATTGGCATATTCTAAACATGGAAAGATGATGCATGCCCACCAAGTGTTTCGAGAcatatctttaaaaaatctgaTCTCATGGAATACCCTACTTTCTGGTTTGCTGTCAAATGGTTTTCCAGTACAAGGCTTACGATGCTTAACTGAGATGTTTATTTATGATCTTAAGCCAAATGCATATACTCTCAGTATTGCTCTAGCCATGTGCGCTACCCTCTGTTCCTTGGGACATGCTAAACAGATTCATTGCTACATCATCAGAAATGCATCTCTCTCAGAGGCTTCTTTGAGTAATGGACTGATTACAGTTTATTCAAAATGCGGAGTTCTGGACTCTTGCTTGAGAGTGTTTAATAAGATGCCTGAGAGAGACACGGTATCATGGAATGCCCTTATCTCTGCTTTTGCTCAGCATGGGAAAGGGAAGGAAGCAGTGAATTGTTTTGAGGCCATGCGAAATGAGTCCAAGTGTAAACCAGATCTAGCCACTTTTACAGCATTATTATCTGCTTGCAGTCATTCTGGTCTGGTTAATGATGGTGCTCGCATATTTGACTTAATGTTAAATACGTTTGGCCTTAAACCTCAAGAGGACCAGTTCTCATGTATGCTTGACCTTCTTGGTCGAGCTGGACATCTCGATGAGGCTGAAACAGTAATAAATAGTCGGCACTTTCAAGCAAATTCTGGCTCATTATGGACGTTGTTCAGTGCTTGTGCATCTCATAACAATTTAAGGCTTGGAAGAGTTGTTGCTGAGTTGATTCTAAAAAACGAGCCAGACAATCCATCGGTTTATGTGCTTTTGTCAAATATTTATGCAACTGCAGGTCAATGGGATGAGGCAGCAAATGTGAGGAAGATGTTGAAGAGCTATGGGGTTACAAAGCAACGTGGTTGCAGCTGGATCAGATTTTAA